Genomic segment of Pochonia chlamydosporia 170 chromosome 1, whole genome shotgun sequence:
CAGTGTTCTCTTTGGCCTTTCGGAGCTGCtcttcagcagccttcttgtcAAGACGTTCCTTCTTCCACTTGGCAAAGGACTCTGGCGTGACGGGCGTAAGCGTGCCAGTAAGTTTGTGTCGCTCAGACTCCAAGAAGTCTTCGAGAGTGAGCGTCTTGAGTGGGGACTTATCCATGAGTGCTTTCTCTGCTGCCCTTTGTTCCTTTGTTTTCAAGACGAAACTAGAAGATATGCGGTCAGTGACATGGTGCTACGCATTTGCTTGTGTCATATGGAACTTACCCAGGAGGTAGAGCATGCCTATACATGCACTTGTCTCCGCCATTTGGACAGACCCAGAACCAGCCATACTTTCCATCCTCAATGGCCGAAATGAAGTATTTGCACACCTTTTCTGTCGTCGTTTGCTGGTTGCCTTTCTTGGACAGGACAACCTTTCGCAGCTGTTCTTCATCCCACTCGGCAGACgtttcttgcttcttcttgtcttcctcttcctgccCTCTCGTGTCTGCGTAGAGATTCTTCTTTTCAGTCTTTCGCTCGATGTTGGGGTCATGCGAGAATTTGCACTTTCGGCCCTTCTCACAGTCTCCCTTTTTGAAGAAAATACACAGAACCGTCTTGGGATCTACACCAAAAGGGATTTTTTGTATTTGGGCAGGACGGTTCAGAAGCAATGCCGCTTCCTTTTTAGCGTCCtctgctgccttcttctccttctctcgTTGAGCCTTCtctgcttgcttcttcttttcttcagGGCTTACACCATTCTTCAGATTGCTGGTCATCTGGGCAATCTGTTTCTTGGCAACAGCTCCTCTTTTATTCTTCATGCCAAAAGTCTTATCCTCGACCTGTTTGGTGGCCGAGGGCTTTTTGGCAGGGCCGCCTTTCTCGGCTTTCTTGGGTGGCATGGTGGCGGGGTCGATTAGATACGGAGTAAAGAGTCTTCGAGTGAAAAGATATTGAAATCGATAGGTATGTCGAAATCGATGCTTTTCAATCCAGGGTAGTTTCGTCCCTCGCGTTTAGGTGCTATGCAAGAAAGACTCCGGAACAGCACCTCGTTCCTCTTCGTCGAAAAATGGTGTCGTGACGTCGTGGGGAAAAAGAATCCTTCTGTGTCgttttgccatcttcagtgggttggcttggttggtggatGAGATCAGTGAGGTCACGTGCATGACCCTCTTGCAGGGCCATTTCTCGTATTTTTAGTGGTCGTTCACCCCCCAAAGGTTAAGTTAGGTCTCCGTAGCGGTGCGGTCATTGGGCGTCACCCGCTGGCATGAAGCTGCCAACAGTGGGTTGGACATTGTTGCACCAGCCTTGCTGCTGACTGGACACTTGAATACGTACCACATACATTGGACAaacagctccagctgtcCTTCTTGGTCACATCACCCTCGAGCACCTGATTCCTAGGATATCTCCCATTCTTACCACAACCTCTTCGGTAAGATCCTACGGCGCAACTTGGGTATGCTTGAATGGAACCTTAATTTACTGATCTACTGCTATTTAGCTATATACCGGCTGTCGACACCACCTTGTCGCATTCCCTACCACCCGCAATGATCTCCGATCGCGATCTCTTCAGCCTTGCTGTCTTCTTTGGAGCAGCATCTGTGCTGCTCATTGTGGCATATCACTTCCTCGAATCCAACGCCATTGTGAACAAAGTCGAGCATGCGAAATCGTCATGATTCCGCGAAAAGGAGAACTAAGCGAGGGCGAGGATTGAAGACTAGTACGCCAACAGATCCAGGAGACTGGGCTACTGTCaaaaagcacaagcacatccaaccacaacaatgtcaacaaaGTGATGTTAAGATTTAGAACGAAGGGGATTGTATTTCTTTGCACCTGGCGTTGGGAAGAATTTGAGCGAGTTATGAGAACGGCCCATCCATCGCCGAACATTGAGCAATTTCACACTTATCGGTCGTTGTTCGGAGGCGTGCTTCCGACCGAAGCAGCTTTCAAGATAATTTAAGTCTTAGAAAATGGAACAATGCTTTGGCTGATACATGACAATCTTTGGTCCAGCGCAACTCCAATGCAACCATGGCCCGTGACCTCGATGCGCATTTGGGTTCTGAACCGACGCTCGACCGAAAACACTTGGGACCTGCTTCAATAAGTATTGTGAATACTGGTTTGCTGGATGCGACACTGAATCCAAGCAACTGAATGCGATATAACGCCTCAAACTCAACAGCTGCAACATGTGCGCCACGCCTGCCTTGTAATTTCTGATTGTGCTGTCTGAGGCAATCGTTATGCTTTGTTGCCACTGAACAAGTCATGTCGATTACGCATGTAACAAAGCCCAACCTCTTCGACTGCACATTATGGCTACATTTCTGAGTGCCGCAAATAGGTCCGAACGTGCTGTTTGAGACAATGAGTCGCACTCTGGTCATGGGTTGCATGAATACAGACAAGGCCGACCCAGCGGCAGACATGCATACCTCAGCATTGTCGGGCATTGATGGCTGATGTGATGCAAGGTGCGCGCGTTGATTGGCCAGTAGCTGCCCCCAAGCCCAAGTCCCTGCTTACGTTATGCACTCCTGCCGAACTCTGTCAAGCTGGCCGCTTTCTCCGAAGTTGACAGCAATCGCTGTAGTGCGCCTTCCCCCTCCGGACCTGGCGTGTTTGGCTCGATGACCCTGGTTGCCTGCCTCGTTGCCTCTCGTCCTCTCCCCTCGTTCTCCCTCGCGCAGACTCGCCTGCttcctccttccttccttcttcttcaacatcttcaggtttctcaaccacaacagcTCTTGTCGCTACCAAAGTCGACAAGTCGCCTccccttctccttcttcaaaatcgCGCGTCGTTTTGCTTGCGACTCGCTCTTCGCACTTGACCCAACTcattttggtcttgtccCTTCGACCACAGTTCTTTCAGACCATTTTTGCGAAAACGCCTCATCGTTTGCGCCTTTACGATCTTTTAATAAGCGCACCAAAACACATCACTTGGTGAATTTTGCTTCGCCTCTTTGATCGGCCCTCACTGCCATCAAATTTGACCACTTCTACCTTTCAAACCGACCATCTTTCGACATTGCAGCCCTTCATCACCACTAGTCAAAATGTCTAGCAAGCTCGACAAGCCTCTTGACGACATCGTCTCGGCCAAGCGCCAGTCTGCCCGCAATCGTCGCTCCTCTCAGCGACGCTCTACCGGCCCCAAGGTCGCTGCCCCCGTTGGTGGCATTCAAAAGTCTTCCAAGCCGGCTCGCGGCTCGGCGGCCAAGCCCGTTCCTGCCAAAGCCGCTGCTGCCCATGGAGAGAGCAAAGTCATCGTCAGCAATCTGGTATGTGTGTTTCCATGCAAACAGAAGAAATCCTCCCAACACGTTACTGACCGTCTTGTTAGCCCAAGGACGTCTCGGAGCAGCAGATCAAGGTATGTTTCCGTTGAGGGCCTCATAGCCTCCGGACTTTGTTCGACGTTTCCTTCCTCGCCATACTCCTCTTTTGTAATTTCCGACGTCCATGCGTTCGTTTTTGAACGATGTGCCTCCTATGTCTGTGACATAGCACACCGAACGCCCGAGTCTCCTTCCTAGTCGCTTGAGGCATCTGAAATAAGGTGTATCGCGTTGGAAGTTGAGAGCAGCATCTCGCGATGTACTCGCCACATGCCTGGTCAGCATTGTGAAAGGAGTAAAGCGATGATTTGTAAATGCTGCGGCAACAAGTTCGAGACGCACAAATTTTCGGTGGTTCACTCCATCAACCCAAGCGATGCGATCATCGCCCCAGTTCGACGCAATCGAGTATAGCAGTGAGCCGATGCCATGGCGGTCACAAGAGTCATTTGAAAGAGTGACGAGTTGTCGCTACATGGAAGAGGGAGGCTCTGACATGGTCGTCAACGTTGTTGTACAGCATGTGTTCAATTTGGGTCAGAAAAATGCTGCAACGACTAGATCATTGCCATTTTGTACAGTTACAATACGGCCGTTCATATCTCGACCTTGAGACTACCCAAAGCTAGTGTTGGTGTGATTGCCAATTAGCGAGCTTGTTACTGTCTTATCGAGATGTGATGATGTCTAGTTCTGAGAATGCACTAGATATCAAAACCGGCATTTGCGGCTCACTGCTTTGCTCATTCGTCAACTGCTGTAATTCTCTGCAATTACATTAAAAGCGGCTTCCTTCTTGCGACCAATATGTGTTGGACAGAACCGGACTCGGACTCGAGAAGATGGACACTGGAATTTCGACTATCGATACACTGACACGCCCCCTTCGCTAGGAATACTTTATCCAAGCCGTTGGACCCATCAAGAGAATCGATCTCGTCTACGGCCCCAATTCCGTCAGCCGCGGCATTGCCAATGTCACTTTCCACAAGGCTGACGGCGCCAGCAAGGCTTTTCAGAAGCTGAATGGCCTTCTTGTCGATAACCGACCCATCAAGGTTAGCACCAGGCAGCGTTTGGTGAGATGAAATCGTAATCCTGACAAATGTAAACAGATCGAAATTGTAGTCGGCGCTGCTCAGGCTGACAAGGTCATGCCACCCGTTAAGTCCTTGGCCGACCGAGCTACGTAAGACATGCCCTTGCTTGTCCAAACATTCTTAAAACATGAGCTAATCGAGCGTTTAGTCAACCCAAGGCTCAGCCCAAGTCGGCTGCTTCCGGCAAGGGTGCCACCGGCGGAGTTGGCAAGGCTGGTAatgccaaggcagccaacaagAAGCGCCGTGGCCGAAGTGCCCGTCCTGCTAAGAAGACGGCCGAGGAATTGGATTCCGAGATGACGGACTACTTCAAGAACAACCCCGATGGTGCGGCCGCCGGAGCTGGCAGCGGTGCTGCCcctgctggtggtgctggggATGCTCCCATGGAAGATGAGATTATGGTATGTCGAAGACCGCCACGAAATTGTTACCAAGCAGAAGACTAACTGGAATGTAGTAATTTTTGTAACTTGACACAATAAGGAAGAATGGAACGTGGATTCAGTTTGCCTATAATACCCAATAAATACCAAAAAACTGTCTTTACCAGCGCGTGCAGATGCAGAGGTGAACGCCGTTGGAGGTGTAGGGGACACGTTAGCGTATCTCTGCAGGATGAAGGCGGCTGGGGTCTACAGTATTTCCCTTGCTCTCTCTCGTtttctctctgtctctttgtGCTAGAGGCCTGGTGccggcggaggaggatggacaGTAAAGTGAGACTAATAGAAAGCCACTATAAATATACACGGCAGATAGCCAAGAATGACATCCAAGgcagaacaacaacaatgtcCCAAATCTATTAGTGAGCCCCAATTTTCCGTGTTGTAATTCCATGTACATTGTGCAGTGCCATGAAGTAAGGCACAAGTCCACATGCACATGCTTGAACGCGTATGTATgtgactggtctggtttgtttgcGAAATCTCAGTCCAAGGTCAAGGTAGTAGACGGTACCGAATCCGACGGCGACCCTTCCCCGCGTTCCCTCCTCCCAGAGACATGCACATTCAAATCCAGCAAACTCATAGACGGACAAACATATGGCTCATCAGCAGGCCAGGCTGTGATACAAGCGCCGCTAacagctgccgccgccgcatcAAGAGAGGTATAAATCGTAGCAGGCATTTTCGCAAAGAAGTTCTTTtgagagagaaagaaaggatTCGTGTGATTTAGTTTAGAGTAAAACAAAGGGCGCGGAAGCGATATTAATATACTAGAGTGTATTCTGATTATGGCGCGGGAGCAGGATGCACGAGCCGCCGAACGCGCAGGGAGTACAGGCAGATCCGGGTGTTTGGGTCGGTGGGGTGTATCGTATTACCTTGCTGGCCAAGGAATTGACGGGGGGAAAGACATGCGGCTTCTGAGGGTTTCTGATGGTTTGGGATATCGGGATTATTTGCGGCTTTTTGGGGGGGATAATGGGCAAGGGGGTTGTTTGTATTTGTGCTTGTATTAGTAGATGTGGGAACCAACATGTAACACTGACACAAGAATCTGGCCAAACACAGGTGGTATCGTTTTTGGAAATTTTTCCCATAATTAATTCCTTGGTCAATATTTCTCGTATCGGTTATTGCTAAGCTTTCTGTTGGGGTAACGTTGCCCCCTAGGCAAGCTTGACCATTTCGATTTAAGCAATAAAGTAGTGTCTTTTTTactccttcttggcagcggcagcctcctcgccctccagcGCGGGCatgtcatcgtcgtcatcgtcgtcgctgTCCTCTCCTTCAGCTTCCTCACCTCCCTCGCCACCCATTGCGCTTAGGTCGGGCATGCCTCCTGCGCCACCGAGCTGGGAGAAGTCGATGCCACCAAAGTCACCTAGGGGTAGAGTATGTCAGCAAAAATAGATCCATTGGAAAATGTTGTACAAAGGTGTTGggtgttggccatggcattcGTGCCATGGACAAGAGTGTATCATGACGTACCGCCCATTCCTGGCATACCACCTGCATGATTCGTTAGCCGTGACGTTTCTTTGCAAGTGCCATAAGCCGTGCTTGTTGGGCAATAAGCTTAAATTTAGCGTGAATATTGAAACTTACCCATGCCACCAAACTGCGAGAAGTCCTCCTCGGCAGCCTCGTTCTGgtcttcctcatcaacccacttgtcaaagttggtctTGAGGAAGTGGTATCTCTTGTCTTCCTTGAGAAGTCGGTCCCAGAACTTCTCGCTGcgttccttcttctcaatcTTCATCTCAATGTTCTTGTCGGTGTGCTTGATGATGCTCGCTTCGGGGTCCACCTCGGCAAAGAATTGAAGCTCGAGATGGTACTTGCGCTTCAGGGTGGTGGAGGTGCCGGAGAAGGTCAAGCTGTCTGGCTTAAGGTCGAGCTTGAGGTCCTCCTTGGGTACATCAGGGACATTGATGATCAAGGAGATGTAGTTGTTGGGGTCTTCCGCGGACTGAGGGGAGCGCTGTGCCCACAGAACTATCAGGAGGGAGAGTCAGCATGGTGGCTCGTTTCGTTTGGTCTATGCATATATTGCACGGGGAAGCAGCCATCTCTGCGTGAGCAGTGCGCCGAATAGCAGGTGCATGCTCAGGAGACGAGGGCGCTCGTGTAGACTGTGTGAGGGTTCACGAACCTTCGGGAGTGGCAGTTTCGGCCATGGTGAAGGGTGACGAAGATGGTACGGGTGAGACTCGAACAGTGAGCGAGCAAAGCGGGGTGCGGAGAGAAGAGAGCGAGAGTCTCGTTGAAACTAAGTCGTCAAGCAATTGCGGGTTAGCAAGGCAAGAGGCAGCTTGGAAAATGAGGAAAGTTTGGGTTGGGAGTAGAATGCGAACCGGAAGCACGTAAAATAGAAAGTGGGGGGAAGAGGTTGAAAGTTGAAGCTTGAAAGCGAGGCTGCGTTGACGATGTGCGTTTGTGTGTGCGTGTGGGCGTGCGTGTGTGTGGGTGGGTGGGTGGACTGAACAGACCAGAACAGAGcagcaagcaaacaagcagCAGAGGACCAAGcacagccagccagccagcctttTCTTTGTACGTATGGAAGGGTCTAGTCTAGTCCTGTCCGGTCTGGCGGTTGCGGCTCGTGGCTCGTTGGACTGGAGCTCCCAAATGGAAGGCTTCAGAAGGGTGAGGAAAGCTTCAGTTGCGCAAGTGGGCGACACAAGTGGCTCCGGGCCCTTGAAGGGTGGGTCCTTTGGTGGGCTTACGGGTCAGATAGTGGCCTTGGGAGGGAGGCTTATGAATGGCCAGCCAACCTTGTCATTGAAAGCccattggcaacattgaaatctgGTGCAAACGGAGCTTGTCCGCCTTTCGGCTTCCTCTCCGGACTGGACAACGCTCGGTAGGAGATGCAAGGCGGCAAGTGCCACCCACTGGCGACAGCCAGAGATCGCAGGCAGCACTTAAGGCAGGTGAGGGGGCCAAGGGCGCCAGTGCCACTGACAAGGCTGACTCTCAACTCAGCTCTGGACTGATGAGTTCTGGTACTTTAGTCTTCACACAACCTGGGGGTTTTCCTTTGTCACTTTTTCATGGGTCTAACAAACTGCCTGTCTTCACAAGTTTAATCCAAAAATAGCAGACCAAGTCTTTCTTCCCTGCGTACGCCAGTCCTTGCACAACATCAGTCTCTTTATGCCTTTTCTTCAACAATTGAACGGCATGCCATTTTTGATACTTTTCACCCGTCAACAACGGCTCTCTTGTACTCAAAGACGCACTCACACAACAAAGAGTCATCCTTTCCTTCACAACTCGCACAAAGCGTAGCACCTTGCTCCAATCTGACTGACTATTGGCTACAGCTTTGATCTGACATTGTCGAGGCCACGATCTCTAACACCCTGGCGAGTTAAACGCAAGTTACCCAGTAGGATCTGGAGAACACTGGGGCCGGAGCACTTTTCATTCAAGGCGCAAGATACGGCCCAGGTCGGCACGGAGCCTAGCGGTAGTACAAGGCCATGGCATGTATCAACGCCACCCCAAATTTGTTGTTCGTGTCCTCATATCAGGAATGCACTTCAATATCATGAACATCAGTTTCGAATCACCTTGCTGAGCAGATAGATATAATGCCGTGGTGCTATCTCATGGCATCCAGTCCCCAGAGATTTGCAGATTGTTCGAAGGGAAACTTCACAGCATCCAGAGGACCATCCCTGATGCCATGCCAATGGTAGATTGTGGCTGGTTCCCGGCTCAACTGACATCAGCAACGATTCAATTGGATGCCACTATTTACGTCTGAAGACACGTTCAGGATGCCTTAGCCCAGAGCCTGGACTAAGACGTGAACCACTACCGTCTTCCTGGATTCGTTGCCCGACGTGGTGGACAGCACGGGGATTCTATCTAATGACGAGAGGCTTAGCCAATCCCAGTGTCGCGATCCTTTGTGCATCAATTTATGGGTTCCGCGGAGTCGAGAGCCCTCATCTCCGGACTCGGCAGCTCTTCGTAAGTCTGTGATGAAGAAGTCACTGCCAAAGATGTGTTGCCCAGCATGTCTAACGCGGTGGG
This window contains:
- a CDS encoding translation machinery-associated protein 46 (similar to Magnaporthe oryzae 70-15 XP_003709768.1), yielding MPPKKAEKGGPAKKPSATKQVEDKTFGMKNKRGAVAKKQIAQMTSNLKNGVSPEEKKKQAEKAQREKEKKAAEDAKKEAALLLNRPAQIQKIPFGVDPKTVLCIFFKKGDCEKGRKCKFSHDPNIERKTEKKNLYADTRGQEEEDKKKQETSAEWDEEQLRKVVLSKKGNQQTTTEKVCKYFISAIEDGKYGWFWVCPNGGDKCMYRHALPPGFVLKTKEQRAAEKALMDKSPLKTLTLEDFLESERHKLTGTLTPVTPESFAKWKKERLDKKAAEEQLRKAKENTGRALFESGKWRDEDDSDEEDDDDAWNLDKLRYETEALREKKEEQRLATLHGDETPRTIDAADSEDAGQQANGTVEAGPSGT
- a CDS encoding RNA recognition motif domain-containing protein (similar to Metarhizium robertsii ARSEF 23 XP_007818795.1), whose product is MSSKLDKPLDDIVSAKRQSARNRRSSQRRSTGPKVAAPVGGIQKSSKPARGSAAKPVPAKAAAAHGESKVIVSNLPKDVSEQQIKEYFIQAVGPIKRIDLVYGPNSVSRGIANVTFHKADGASKAFQKLNGLLVDNRPIKIEIVVGAAQADKVMPPVKSLADRATQPKAQPKSAASGKGATGGVGKAGNAKAANKKRRGRSARPAKKTAEELDSEMTDYFKNNPDGAAAGAGSGAAPAGGAGDAPMEDEIM
- a CDS encoding protein wos2 (similar to Metarhizium acridum CQMa 102 XP_007809919.1), with product MAETATPEVLWAQRSPQSAEDPNNYISLIINVPDVPKEDLKLDLKPDSLTFSGTSTTLKRKYHLELQFFAEVDPEASIIKHTDKNIEMKIEKKERSEKFWDRLLKEDKRYHFLKTNFDKWVDEEDQNEAAEEDFSQFGGMGGMPGMGGDFGGIDFSQLGGAGGMPDLSAMGGEGGEEAEGEDSDDDDDDDMPALEGEEAAAAKKE